Genomic DNA from Channa argus isolate prfri chromosome 2, Channa argus male v1.0, whole genome shotgun sequence:
TCTGCGCGTGTGTGTCATGTTCCAGATACGGGACAGTAGACTTTAATGGTACAGCCAGAAGGAAGAATGCAACTCGTGAAACCACCAGCACCCTGAAAACATGGCTGTATGAGCATCGTAAGAACCCCTACCCCACCAAGGGTGAGAAGATCATGCTGGCCATCATCACCAAAATGACCCTCACTCAAGTGTCCACCTGGTTTGCCAATGCCAGGAGGAGGCTAAAGAAGGAGAACAAGATGACCTGGTCCCCAAAGAATAAAGCCAGTGATGACAGGAAGGATGACCTTAACAAGACTGACCCAGACTGTGTCACCAAAGgtaatcttttcttttcttttgttgtcaAAAAGCCAAAATTAATAATCAAcctaatgtattttattaacacTAAACCAAACATGCAATTGAAAGAGCAAAAAGTAGATTCCAGAGTAACAATATAATCAAAAGTTTTCTGAACAAAAATTTACAATAGACCAGTTTTCAGAAAGTGTGACCTTAAAATTGTCTTCCCTTCATGCAGATTCAAGTGACTGCAAGGAGGAAAAGGATCTACATCTGAGTGATTTGGAGGACATGGATGATGACGACTGTGACAAGCTGGACAGTGACTGTGAAAAACTGGTTGCAGATGAGCAGGACCTCCAGAGGACCATGGCAGCATCTGGAGCCCCTCACAAAAGAGACTGCAGTTCTGAGCTGCACCTGAGTTTAACTAACAGCTTCCACACATTCCCCTCTGCCATTAAAAGTGTCACcgccctccctcctctcccatCTGACTTCCTGGATCCCGTAGTGTCCAAAGCACCTTCCTCAACCAGCCCTGCAGCAGGAACATTGTCCCTGTCTCACTTTGAAGCATCGGATAAACCACGGATTTGGTCTCTGGCTCGCACAGCAGCTTCAGGGGTCATACTGAGCCCTCAGCAGCATGGCTCTGAGCTGAGGACAGGCAACTCAACTGGAGACTGCCAGCTCCAGAGTACCAGGCTTACTGGGGCTCCTGCTGGACAGTGCGGAGGCATGAGAAGCCTCCATGAATCCAGCAGTCTCACTAATGCTGACAGTCCCTTCTCTGAGGGCTCATCCTTGCACTCAAAAGTCTATGGCACAGGCAGCTACAGTCACAAGAGCCTCCAGCTGCACTGTCCATCCTTTGCTACACTCCCAGACACATGCCAATACTCCACTATTGAAGGTATGTCACCTTCtattatatttaacattataaaGAACGCAGTTGATTTTAAGCATTACATATTTACAAGTGTTACATTGACAGACAGGTTAACAATGAGTATAGTGTTAGTTCACAGCATGGAGAAACgcattaaaacatttccatgtGTTTTTGGATGGTGAatagagtttttatttttggtttatgaaGTACCAGTTTCTACCAACTTGCACATGGAACAAGTTTcttgaacatgtttttgttcGGGCTGTGTAGGATTCTCTGGTGGCAAAGCAGAGACACAGTCTTCTGACCTCAGTGAAACCGGTGGGACCATGCAGGATGACAAGGTCACTGCGTTCAGACCAGTGATGAAGAGGTGAAGCAGGTGAGAGTCTGCACTGAGCTGGAAGACACCAGAAtagtcaccacacacacacacacacacacacacacagagaaaaacaacattgaacatGTGAAAAAGGACATACATTGACTctcacttaaaataaaatatatgtagcaaaattagattttattgaaattaaattactgaaaatacgaacatttctttttataatacttttttgaataatacacatttttagTGGCTTATATTAatttctgttgtcatttttgtttcttctagATTTCTGGAAACTGCACCACAATAAATAATGGGACACTAATTATGCACTAAAGGACACAGTGGCAGAGCAGTGGCCTCGGTGTGAGACAGGAGAGCTCCCTGCAGTGAGCGCGGTTAAACTGTGGACAGATCATTTTGcacaacattgtttttatggTGTTAAAGACATTATGCAAAAATTCTAGATGCAAAGGTATGAATATGGACCCATACAAATGGCCGGAATTTGTGTATGGCAATCGTGTAGTGcagcaaaattatttatttctctgtgtatttattattatgttatattgtccgtttgtttatttaatgtgcTTGATCGgttctttaattattttgttacatGTTGCGTTTTACTGTGGCTTCGTGTCATTTTACTTGATGTATATGAGAAAAGAGTGTCGGACATAAAGTTGGCTCAAAACGGACTGGATCCCCTGTGCAGAGCGTGGACCTGGACATGTTTTTGTCGTTGCGTTAAAATGTGAGCTTCTCCTGTGTTTGGCATTCATACGTTTTTtctaacaatacattttttcccAAGAGCTTCCGTTTTCCGTGTCATGCTTATTTCTAGAGCTGAGCGTCCACTGGGCCAATTAAAACATTTGCGGATGTGAATCTGATCAAAGTTTATGATATTGACTCGACGCGTAAAGCCGCAGCGCTGGTGCAAGGTCATAATTCAGAGGGAGACGTGAGTGAAATCCACAAGTTGTGGAAGAAAGCGGGCATCGTCCCTCTATTGTCAGCATCTAATCACAAGTGGCATCAAACACTTTGTTACTGTTCAGGGACACGGGGTGAATGCTGCTTTGTCCTCTGTGTAGCGAGCCGCTGCACTAACTTAACATTGTGTTAATTAAAAGGTGATTTGTAGGATCAAACCCAGCAGAGACATTCTCATGGTCCGTCACAGTCCCTTTGAGTTGAAGGTTTTTCCTGTAGTCTGTCTCGTTAGGGCTAAACTTCCGCCTCTCCTATAGACACATGTAATGAGATGATCACTGTAGCGCTTGATGCGCGCTGACGGTCTGAAAAACTCTTCCATCCTCACATTTCAGACTTTTGAAATCAAATACTAACGTAGTGCACGACAAACGGGTGCTGTGTAAACTGATTAGATATTGATTTGGACGCACATCTGCTGCACAATCTACATCTTCACCCTGACGAGTTTACTTTGCAAACGGTGTGGCAAGATTTCGTCTCTCTGAAACTAGTGTGAAGCTGTTTTTTActaatatatgttttttattatattacataaaTAGGTCATTCAATGTTTTAGTGAGGgcccattttgttttctttttcacctgaCCTCCTGTCCTAATTTATAAAAGCATGAGCAAACTGAATTATTATAACTCTAGCAGGAAAAGATTTAGATTTTCTGACTAAATTTAAATCCGGACCACCACTAAAACAATACCTGAAAATAGTAGACAGACGCACAAAACGTCATTTCAGGTCGTATTTGTGGGATTATGCTTGTAATAAAAGTCGAAATGAGGGCAACTCAGGTTGAATTGTGAGGCCCTGTGGTCATTCTGTGTCATTGGCCATAAGCAAAGCTGTCAGTAATGCTTCAAGCCTGGTAAATccaggatgaggatgaggaaggtcagaaataaaaattcagacctgtttagttttttttctagaTCATTTTACTTCCTTTGTTGTTAATCCGATGTCTAATAAATCGCCTGCAATGGGCAGAGGGCAAAACTAATGTAAACTTACTAAAGGCAATAACACCTGAATGGCCTCGGCTTTTcaaatgtccaaatgttgtGGCAATAACACATAAAGGTAATTCTGTACTAACAGCAACACTGGGAAGTTATTTAGAAAAAGGGAACAAAATATGTGCAGGAACATAAAGTGGACTCCCCCACATGTGTAGCAAGAACAGCAGCTCTTAATGGTGTTTCCAAGTCATGATCACTCAGTCGAACAATACTGCAACAGTCCACCTGATAATGACAAGCGGCTAACAGGGAGACTCACTCTTCCTCCTCAGCCGTAATCAGTCCTGACGACTGACCCGTTGCTctgtacattaaaatgtaggGTAGGTGTGTATCCAATACAACcagatttaaataaattggGGGCTGTAAAGAAAAGCTGCCTTATGCTCTTGAAGCTAATGATTCGTTAACAATGGGATTACCAGCATGCCCACATATACCTGGGGGAAAGCACTGATAATGGCCATGGTGGGCTCATATAACAATGTATGCCTGAAGCTGCTAACAGGTCAATTAGTGTTATTGTGGTCCTATACACAGTGTGATACATATGGCTAAAGCCTCAGCACGGAGGAGACACAGTCGACAGCCAGATGTAAATGTAAGCTGATGTTTACGCTATGGATCAGAAACCCCGTTATTGATATTCACATCTATTGCACAGGGAAAATAAACACTTCGAtcaattcaataaaataatctAAAGTGAAAGTAAGGATAAACACATTTGACGGTTTTGATGGTGGTGGACATTTGGGGAGGGGATAGATAAGatattttgcttgttttacatgtttaatcTGCAGCCAGACATGAAATCTGTGGCAAACGTTACTCAATAATAAGTTTCTTATAGGTGGCATATATATACACGCAACTAAATCTCCCTAATACACGTCTTCTTCTtggtaaattacatttttcattaggGAGGGGGGTAGGGGGGTGGGGCATGCCAATGAGAGCATGTTTGCATAATCCGAAACAGATTTTAGATAATCTGTGAATGACGCACAAAtatgccacaaaaaaaaaaaaaaaacaagcaatggTAAACATGTGTACTTAAATAGGTTTGACATGATTAATGTGTGCAGCCCTTGAATGAAAGCAGAAGGTGTCTTTTATGTGTCTGTTATTACTTCGCACCTccataaatgtacattcatcCCCAAACCCCTCCTCTGCTGTCATGGCTCATTGACCCTTTCTGGGCCAAGTTGTTGCGTTCACCCTATGCTCTTTTCCAGTCAATACGCCAGCTGACTGTCAGAAATAACAGGTGTTTAGTAAAGCCCATATTTGGAACACATAACACTCAGACACGTACAGTATATAAACAAGACAATATTAATCAGGATCATGTAACCTGCAGCTCCACTCTGAAACAAAGGGTAAATACTGtgtaacattttacagaaaatacataagTAAATCATTTGATGAGCGAGAGTGAGGGATTAATAGTGTGCctgcttttctctttattttttttgtctttgagagaaaaaaaatcagatatcagaattacatttaacacaaataatttattagttGTAGCTTAATAAAAGTGACAGTGTTCTTTCATGCTGCAGTATTTAAAATATCTCAGCTTCTATAAATGTATTCAggcctttttaaaatgcagtcatTTGCCAATGCACTGTCAAGCCAGTTTTTAATAACTCCAAAGACACTTGTTACTAGTTTGTATGTTAtacatgaaacatttaaacattatagCTTCATGACTTTTGAATGCCGGAGGAAAATAATTACTTTGCAGTAGAGTGGGCTTGTTGTTCCTCAACTTTTTGGAACTGGAGAAAAGTTCTTTATTCACACATTAAAATGGGAAATAAACTCgtactgcacattttaaaaggaaCGTGGATCAGAGGTAAGTACGTGTGTTGGCTCTCAGTGGAATGAGAGTGAGCTACacatttaatattgtatttctcTTAACCACGGGCTTTAAGGGGCTGAGAATGCTTCAACAATGACTGTTATTGTGGTATGTTGTGTAATATAATGCTTTAGGTCAATGAGGGGTTAACCTCTGACAAAGC
This window encodes:
- the irx6a gene encoding Iroquois homeobox protein 6a isoform X3; amino-acid sequence: MVTKEAAMSFSQFGYPYNATSQNPQYDIKDSTGTLHSGITQTAAYYPYDHSLGQYQYDRYGTVDFNGTARRKNATRETTSTLKTWLYEHRKNPYPTKGEKIMLAIITKMTLTQVSTWFANARRRLKKENKMTWSPKNKASDDRKDDLNKTDPDCVTKDSSDCKEEKDLHLSDLEDMDDDDCDKLDSDCEKLVADEQDLQRTMAASGAPHKRDCSSELHLSLTNSFHTFPSAIKSVTALPPLPSDFLDPVVSKAPSSTSPAAGTLSLSHFEASDKPRIWSLARTAASGVILSPQQHGSELRTGNSTGDCQLQSTRLTGAPAGQCGGMRSLHESSSLTNADSPFSEGSSLHSKVYGTGSYSHKSLQLHCPSFATLPDTCQYSTIEGFSGGKAETQSSDLSETGGTMQDDKVTAFRPVMKR
- the irx6a gene encoding Iroquois homeobox protein 6a isoform X2, producing MQLPRSVSDGTGVSQTAAAAAAASFCCPSYENRLLASSRTELNAALGMYSSPYAAAAAASQNYANYFPYSTDPSAIYSTLNPQYDIKDSTGTLHSGITQTAAYYPYDHSLGQYQYDRYGTVDFNGTARRKNATRETTSTLKTWLYEHRKNPYPTKGEKIMLAIITKMTLTQVSTWFANARRRLKKENKMTWSPKNKASDDRKDDLNKTDPDCVTKDSSDCKEEKDLHLSDLEDMDDDDCDKLDSDCEKLVADEQDLQRTMAASGAPHKRDCSSELHLSLTNSFHTFPSAIKSVTALPPLPSDFLDPVVSKAPSSTSPAAGTLSLSHFEASDKPRIWSLARTAASGVILSPQQHGSELRTGNSTGDCQLQSTRLTGAPAGQCGGMRSLHESSSLTNADSPFSEGSSLHSKVYGTGSYSHKSLQLHCPSFATLPDTCQYSTIEGFSGGKAETQSSDLSETGGTMQDDKVTAFRPVMKR
- the irx6a gene encoding Iroquois homeobox protein 6a isoform X1 codes for the protein MVTKEAAMSFSQFGYPYNATSQFFVSANPSTTCCDSISRSVSDGTGVSQTAAAAAAASFCCPSYENRLLASSRTELNAALGMYSSPYAAAAAASQNYANYFPYSTDPSAIYSTLNPQYDIKDSTGTLHSGITQTAAYYPYDHSLGQYQYDRYGTVDFNGTARRKNATRETTSTLKTWLYEHRKNPYPTKGEKIMLAIITKMTLTQVSTWFANARRRLKKENKMTWSPKNKASDDRKDDLNKTDPDCVTKDSSDCKEEKDLHLSDLEDMDDDDCDKLDSDCEKLVADEQDLQRTMAASGAPHKRDCSSELHLSLTNSFHTFPSAIKSVTALPPLPSDFLDPVVSKAPSSTSPAAGTLSLSHFEASDKPRIWSLARTAASGVILSPQQHGSELRTGNSTGDCQLQSTRLTGAPAGQCGGMRSLHESSSLTNADSPFSEGSSLHSKVYGTGSYSHKSLQLHCPSFATLPDTCQYSTIEGFSGGKAETQSSDLSETGGTMQDDKVTAFRPVMKR